GATGGCAAACCGATTGCCGAATTCCGGCCGTCGAATCGCGAGTGGGTGTCGCTCAAGGACGTATCGCCCAATGTCGTCAAGGCGCTCATATCGACGGAAGATCACCGCTTTTACGAGCATCACGGCATCGATCTGAAGCGCACCGCGGGGGCGGCGCTGCACACGTTCTCCGGGGACCGTCAGGGCGGCTCGACCATCACTCAGCAACTCGCGCGCAATTTGTATCCGGACGATATCGGCCGCGCGCCCACGCTCACGCGCAAACTGAAGGAAGCGATTACCGCGCTCAAGATCGAGGCGCTCTACACCAAGCCGGAGATCCTCGAGACGTATCTGAATACCGTTCCGTTCCTGTACAACGCGTTCGGCATCGAGATGGCGGCGCGCACGTACTTCGACAAGTCGGCGGACCAGTTGGATGTCGTTGAAGCGGCCACGCTCGTCGGCATGCTCAAGGGCAACAGTTACTACAACCCCGTCATCAACCCGGAGCGCGCGCTGCAACGCCGCAACACGGTGCTCGCGCAGATGGTGAAGTTCGGCGATCTGGACGCATCGAAACTCGCCGCGCTGCAAAAGCGTCCCTTGCGCATCGACTTCGAGCGCCAGACCGAAGCGCCGGGACCCGCGCCGCACTTCGCGCAGCAATTGCGCAAATGGCTGATCGGCTGGGCCGATCGCAACGACTACAACATTTATTCCGACGGTCTGGTGGTGCACACCACCATCGACTCCCGCTTGCAGACGATGGCGACGCAGGCGCTCACGCGTCAGGCGAATCAACTGCAAGGTATTGCCGACGCGAACTGGTCGGCCCGAGGCGGATGGCGCGACAACACGGTCCTGGTACAGGCCTTCGTGCGGGAGTCGGCAGAGTATCGCAACGCGGTCGCAGGCGGCGAGGCGCCGGAGGCGGCAATGAAGCGTCTGTTCGCGGACAAGCCATTCATGCAGAACCTGCGCGAGACGAAGACGCGCTTGCAGGCAGGCTTCCTTGCCATCGATCCGCGCACGGGCGAGATTCGTGCGTGGGTCGGAAGCCGCGACTTCACGACCGACCCGTTCGATCACGTTCAGCAGGCGCGCCGTCAACCCGGATCGACGTTCAAACCATTCGTCTATGGTGCTGCCTTCGTCAAGGGACGCAAGCCGGACGACACCATCGTCGATCAGCCTGTGGAGATTCCCCTTGCGGGAGGCGAGATCTGGCGGCCGAGCGACGACACCGCACCGACCAACAAGCCGATGAAGCTGAGCGACGCGCTGGCGCAATCGCGCAATACCGTCACGGCGCAGTTGATGCAGGATGTCGGTCCCTCCCGGGTGGTCGGTCTGGCGCGGGCGATGGGCGTGCGAGAAAGCAGGCTCGACGCGGTGCCGTCGCTGGCGCTTGGCACCAGCCCTGTCTCGCTCAAGGAGATGGTGGCCGCGTACGGCACTATTGCGGACGGCGGCGAGTATCGTGAGCCGACGATGGTCACGGAGATCACCAACGGCGATGGCGAAGTGTTGGCGACGTTCTCGCCGGCGCGTCCCGAGCGGGCGCTCTCCGAGGCCGACGACTACACCTTGCTCGACACGATGCGCGGTGTCGTCAATCGCGGCACGGGCAACGCGATTCGCACGCGCTTCGGGATTCGCGCCGATGTTGCGGGCAAGACCGGCACGACGCAAAACAACACCGACGGCTGGTTCATTCTGATGCAGTCGCAGTTGGTCGCAGGTGCGTGGGTGGGCTTCAACGACAGCCGTATTACGTTGCGCAGCGATTATTGGGGACAGGGCGCGCACAGCGCATTGCCAATCGTCGGCGACGTCTTCTCACGGGCGCTGCGGGCCAGGGTGATCGACGGAAATGCGAAGTTCGAGGCGCCGGATAACCATCACTGGTACAGCGATTTATGGACGCGGGCCTCGGATTGGGTGACCGGCCTTTTTGCGAAGAAGCCGGAGCCCAGGCAGAAAGCGCAAGTGAAGCGCCAGGCGAGCGCGCCGGCACCGGCAAATGAGACCGGCGCGCAGAAAGCCGCGAACCCGGCCAACGCGTCGGCGCCCACCCCCGACACCGCCAGCGGCCCATTGCCCGTGCCGATCGCCTCGGCCGTACTGGCGCAGCCGGACGATGCGTCGCCGGCGAGTACACCGGCACCGCATGGGACTACGATTCCGGGGGTGCCGGGCGAGTGGAATGGGCCGGGGGGCGTGCCACCCGGCACGTCGATGCCCTCGGCCCCGACCGGCGGCGTCATCCTGTCGCCGCCGGTCCCATCACAGAATCCGCCGCAGAACCCACAGGTGTCCCCGGCACCCGCACCGGCACAGTAGAGGACCCGGCAAGCCGCGCATCAGGTGTCTCACCAAGCACCTCAACAATCGCCTCACCAAACGCCTCACCAAGCGCCTCACCAAGCACCTCAACAAACGCCTCAACAAACGCCTCAACAAACGCCTCAACAAACGCCTCAACAAACGCCTCAACAAACGCCTCAACAAACGCCTCAACAAGCACCTCAACAAGCACCTCAACAAACGCTTCACCAAGCGCCTCAACAAACGCCTCACCAGACACCTCACCAGGCACCCCACCAGGCGCTTCAACGCGCGCCTCACCAACCGGCAGGGCGATCCTCTCGGCGACGGCCACATCGACGGGGCCTTGGCGACTGCCGCACCCCACATCGCTGCCCGGCGCGCGCCGGGCGGGATTCCCCATAACAGTCATGCCGCATTCTCATGACTGGCTCGTCATCGCTTGCGCTATATTCATAAAGATATAGCGATGCATGAAATGCACTCGCCGCGGTATCGACGGCGCAAAGGGGGCGCGATCCATGTTCATCCGGCAGTTGAGCTATCTGGTGGCGCTCTCGCAGGCGCAGCATTTTCGGCGGGCGGCAGAG
This is a stretch of genomic DNA from Pandoraea faecigallinarum. It encodes these proteins:
- a CDS encoding transglycosylase domain-containing protein, with product MHAAAQAGRHGLRLLQSLQPYAVRVGYHVRHPTRRGVLIAIAALPCLLVGYTLILIPFTPGIRDIRRAKVDRPAQVLSVDGKPIAEFRPSNREWVSLKDVSPNVVKALISTEDHRFYEHHGIDLKRTAGAALHTFSGDRQGGSTITQQLARNLYPDDIGRAPTLTRKLKEAITALKIEALYTKPEILETYLNTVPFLYNAFGIEMAARTYFDKSADQLDVVEAATLVGMLKGNSYYNPVINPERALQRRNTVLAQMVKFGDLDASKLAALQKRPLRIDFERQTEAPGPAPHFAQQLRKWLIGWADRNDYNIYSDGLVVHTTIDSRLQTMATQALTRQANQLQGIADANWSARGGWRDNTVLVQAFVRESAEYRNAVAGGEAPEAAMKRLFADKPFMQNLRETKTRLQAGFLAIDPRTGEIRAWVGSRDFTTDPFDHVQQARRQPGSTFKPFVYGAAFVKGRKPDDTIVDQPVEIPLAGGEIWRPSDDTAPTNKPMKLSDALAQSRNTVTAQLMQDVGPSRVVGLARAMGVRESRLDAVPSLALGTSPVSLKEMVAAYGTIADGGEYREPTMVTEITNGDGEVLATFSPARPERALSEADDYTLLDTMRGVVNRGTGNAIRTRFGIRADVAGKTGTTQNNTDGWFILMQSQLVAGAWVGFNDSRITLRSDYWGQGAHSALPIVGDVFSRALRARVIDGNAKFEAPDNHHWYSDLWTRASDWVTGLFAKKPEPRQKAQVKRQASAPAPANETGAQKAANPANASAPTPDTASGPLPVPIASAVLAQPDDASPASTPAPHGTTIPGVPGEWNGPGGVPPGTSMPSAPTGGVILSPPVPSQNPPQNPQVSPAPAPAQ